The following are encoded in a window of Pseudobdellovibrionaceae bacterium genomic DNA:
- a CDS encoding P1 family peptidase, with amino-acid sequence MNHNFRPGPRNRITDVESIRVGQAEDAKVWSGVSVILFDSTAVVAADVRGGAPGTRDTDALQPSCLVDRVDAVVLSGGSVFGLGASSAVTDMLASKGIGFPIGPARAPIVPSTVLFDLLNGGNKEWGAKSPYAELGLAALNAASQDFKLGNAGAGYGAKAGAFKGGLGSASSVSGDGLQVGAIVAVNCVGSPVMPGQSSLWAWPYEQADEMGGQPLPTSGIDFQSPGEAWTGSPLDNLAPRAGENTTIGLVATNAKLTKSEAQRVAIMAQDGYARSIRPVHTPFDGDTVFAASTGEWGKDVESRADLVNRVGLVAADCLARAVARGVYEASALGPWPAYREVHGKSLRVKR; translated from the coding sequence ATGAACCACAACTTCCGTCCTGGCCCCCGCAATCGCATCACCGACGTGGAATCCATTCGGGTCGGCCAAGCCGAAGACGCCAAAGTCTGGAGCGGCGTTTCGGTGATCCTTTTCGACTCGACGGCGGTGGTCGCGGCGGACGTGCGTGGCGGCGCCCCCGGAACGCGCGACACCGACGCCCTTCAGCCAAGCTGCTTGGTGGACCGCGTGGACGCGGTCGTGCTGAGCGGCGGTTCGGTCTTCGGCCTGGGCGCGTCCTCGGCGGTGACGGACATGCTGGCCTCGAAAGGCATCGGCTTTCCCATCGGTCCCGCGCGCGCGCCCATCGTACCGAGCACGGTGCTATTTGATCTTTTGAACGGCGGCAACAAAGAGTGGGGCGCGAAATCCCCCTACGCGGAGCTGGGCCTTGCGGCACTGAACGCGGCTTCGCAGGATTTCAAACTTGGCAACGCGGGTGCGGGTTACGGCGCGAAAGCCGGCGCGTTCAAAGGCGGACTCGGAAGCGCATCGTCGGTTTCGGGCGACGGCTTGCAGGTCGGCGCCATCGTTGCCGTGAACTGCGTCGGCAGTCCCGTAATGCCGGGCCAGTCCTCGCTGTGGGCGTGGCCTTACGAGCAGGCCGACGAGATGGGCGGACAACCGCTCCCGACGTCCGGGATCGACTTTCAATCCCCGGGCGAAGCGTGGACCGGCTCGCCGCTGGACAACCTCGCGCCCCGCGCGGGCGAGAACACCACGATCGGCTTGGTCGCGACGAACGCGAAACTCACGAAGTCCGAAGCCCAGCGCGTGGCGATCATGGCGCAAGACGGATACGCGCGCTCGATCCGCCCCGTGCACACGCCCTTCGACGGCGACACGGTCTTCGCGGCCTCGACGGGCGAGTGGGGCAAGGATGTGGAGTCCCGCGCCGATCTCGTGAACCGCGTGGGCCTCGTCGCCGCAGATTGCCTGGCTCGCGCCGTCGCCCGTGGCGTATACGAAGCGTCGGCTCTTGGTCCGTGGCCCGCGTACCGCGAGGTTCATGGGAAGAGTTTGCGGGTGAAGCGGTAG
- a CDS encoding ASCH domain-containing protein: MALNPVEQSYWESYLRTLPEGERPNDAVVSAGYAGNPELTDELLALYFAGKKTAGSSLLEDFQSAGDSLPQVGNHWIYLNRRGEPCCILKTERIVMHKFKDVPPEIAAAEGEGDGSLEYWRRVHREIYTPFLAKWGVHDLNEATVITEFFRIVYRSPNP, translated from the coding sequence ATGGCACTGAATCCGGTCGAGCAAAGCTATTGGGAAAGCTATCTGCGCACCTTGCCTGAAGGGGAGCGACCGAACGACGCGGTCGTCAGCGCGGGCTATGCGGGAAATCCGGAATTGACCGACGAGCTGTTGGCCCTCTACTTCGCGGGAAAAAAGACGGCGGGCAGCAGCCTGCTCGAGGATTTTCAGTCGGCGGGGGATTCGCTGCCGCAAGTGGGCAACCACTGGATCTACCTCAACCGCCGTGGCGAGCCCTGCTGCATTCTGAAAACGGAAAGAATCGTGATGCACAAGTTCAAAGATGTTCCTCCTGAAATCGCCGCCGCCGAAGGCGAGGGGGACGGCTCTTTGGAGTATTGGCGTCGCGTGCACCGCGAGATCTACACGCCGTTCTTGGCAAAGTGGGGCGTTCATGATTTGAACGAGGCCACGGTCAT
- a CDS encoding cyclic nucleotide-binding domain-containing protein, with translation MPEILKTQVVGESIVVRKPHDLHFRKLFPLAWKPLIDAYQKGLPPSRVLQDGIEKSSPVRLRDWIEFVREVEGKVPGDAGLLRKLREFDVAPGWFEYRLFELKLWSERNVWARFYPGFYFLGFLTMALAGLRVLSGFDLRHFLWVNGSFELAFVGLFLGLSLLGLTKGVVLVAMHLLATGSWPETRIAFRGLMIDLDVDASPVEAHRLKSVKLFYFTTSALLYLAGAAFWGAFSLPGLNAASLSVLGLLMTFLSLNPRRRGEVSKIFGILYPQWKVRRALSYLENRALFAFFKRGRWIQDESQLLRYALLCLLWSAGFLAFLIGLVVANGQDLWLALGHTRGSAWGSVILMLLIFAGITATVVSELWRLLARHFLFLFQRPLRDFSRNRSIRTERRFDPAQIRRFLSASPLFHGAAEASLDAFLECGVIQIVKPGQSLIVQGNVGTELFVLLEGEAVVRRLDEAGEAQDLAVLSKGAVFGEMSLLRNTVRTASVVALSPLRVFMMPNSEFARIFQGENIRMIERRIALSGVLGDSSVFQDLPAETLQIILSYGEFREFKKGELLIEHGDRDKDFYIVLRGEVEAVRAGDMRLNVIGPAGFFGEVSLFENRPRSASIRALADGVALKLPFDGFWRMVDQNPALAAHIQELSWLRRETPDNLADSRL, from the coding sequence ATGCCGGAAATCTTGAAGACGCAGGTGGTGGGGGAGTCGATCGTGGTGCGAAAGCCACATGATCTTCACTTCCGGAAGCTGTTCCCGCTGGCGTGGAAGCCCCTGATCGACGCTTACCAAAAAGGCCTGCCGCCGTCGCGGGTGTTACAAGACGGAATCGAAAAGTCGAGTCCGGTGCGGCTGCGGGATTGGATCGAGTTCGTGCGTGAAGTGGAGGGCAAGGTCCCCGGCGACGCGGGACTTTTGCGCAAACTGCGTGAATTCGACGTCGCCCCCGGTTGGTTCGAGTACCGGCTTTTTGAGTTGAAACTTTGGAGTGAGCGCAATGTCTGGGCTCGTTTCTATCCGGGATTTTATTTTCTAGGTTTTCTGACGATGGCGCTCGCGGGTCTGCGCGTGCTTTCGGGATTTGATTTGCGGCATTTTCTTTGGGTGAACGGCAGCTTCGAGCTCGCCTTCGTGGGGCTTTTTTTGGGGCTTTCGCTGTTGGGGCTGACGAAGGGTGTGGTGCTCGTGGCGATGCACCTTCTGGCGACGGGTTCTTGGCCCGAGACGCGGATCGCTTTTCGCGGTTTGATGATCGATCTCGATGTTGATGCCTCCCCGGTCGAGGCTCACCGTTTGAAAAGCGTGAAGCTCTTCTACTTCACGACGTCGGCTCTGCTTTATCTTGCGGGCGCGGCCTTTTGGGGCGCGTTTTCTTTGCCGGGCCTGAACGCGGCTAGCCTTTCGGTGCTGGGACTCTTGATGACGTTTTTGTCGCTGAATCCGCGGCGTCGGGGCGAGGTCTCGAAGATCTTCGGCATCTTGTATCCGCAGTGGAAGGTGCGTCGCGCGCTCAGCTATCTGGAGAACCGCGCGCTCTTCGCTTTTTTCAAGCGCGGACGTTGGATTCAAGATGAAAGTCAGCTTTTGCGTTACGCGCTCTTGTGTCTTTTGTGGTCTGCGGGTTTTCTGGCCTTCTTGATCGGGCTGGTCGTAGCGAACGGGCAGGATCTGTGGCTCGCGCTGGGGCATACGCGCGGAAGCGCTTGGGGCTCGGTGATTTTGATGCTGCTGATTTTCGCGGGCATCACCGCGACGGTCGTCTCGGAGTTGTGGCGACTTCTCGCGCGGCATTTTCTGTTCTTGTTCCAGCGGCCGCTGCGGGACTTCTCGCGCAACCGCTCGATCCGCACCGAACGTCGTTTCGATCCCGCGCAGATCCGGCGTTTCCTGTCAGCGTCGCCGCTTTTTCATGGGGCCGCAGAGGCATCTTTGGACGCGTTTTTGGAGTGCGGAGTGATCCAAATCGTAAAGCCCGGACAGTCCCTCATCGTTCAGGGGAACGTCGGCACCGAACTTTTCGTGTTGCTCGAGGGCGAGGCCGTCGTGCGACGTCTGGATGAGGCCGGCGAAGCGCAGGATCTGGCGGTGCTGTCGAAGGGCGCGGTTTTCGGCGAGATGTCGCTTCTGCGAAATACGGTGCGCACGGCGAGCGTCGTGGCGCTCAGTCCTCTGCGCGTCTTCATGATGCCGAACAGCGAGTTCGCACGGATCTTCCAGGGTGAAAACATCCGCATGATCGAGCGGAGGATCGCGCTGTCGGGCGTGCTCGGCGACTCCAGCGTTTTTCAAGATCTGCCCGCCGAGACCTTGCAGATCATTTTGAGCTACGGCGAGTTCCGCGAGTTTAAAAAGGGCGAGCTTTTGATCGAACACGGCGATCGCGACAAGGATTTCTACATCGTTTTGCGCGGCGAGGTTGAGGCCGTGCGGGCGGGCGATATGCGGCTGAACGTGATCGGTCCGGCGGGGTTTTTCGGAGAGGTTTCGCTTTTCGAGAACCGGCCGCGCTCGGCCTCGATCCGCGCGCTCGCGGACGGCGTCGCCCTGAAGCTGCCGTTCGACGGATTCTGGCGGATGGTCGACCAGAACCCCGCGCTCGCGGCCCACATCCAAGAACTCAGCTGGCTCCGCCGCGAAACGCCCGATAATCTGGCAGATTCCCGCCTTTAG